In Candidatus Buchananbacteria bacterium, the DNA window TACTTGGTGTTGGTGACAAGCGCCTGAAGTCTTTGAGCGTCATGGTTCGAATTTCCTCAATCGGACCAGTCAGCTTAGGTTTAAATTTAACATCTTCAATTTTTGGCTTTGACCCGATGGCACTAACTACCGGTCGACTCATCACCGGTGCATCTGCTATCTGTGTTGGCGCCGGACTAATAGGTGGTTGTGCTGGTGTTGGTGGCGTTAAATCAGCAGGCATTTCCGGTTTAAAAAGGGGCTTAGCCTCAATAGGTTGCACCTCTTTAATAATTGGCTCTGCTAAAATTTTTTTTGCTTCTTCCTGGAGTTCCAAAAACTGATCAGTACTGATATTTTGTCGATGACGATGGTCAAAATCCTGCAATTCCCGGCTAATTGCCGCCAAAATTTTATTAATCGTTTCAGTATCAAAAGCCGTTCCTTCGGTTAATCGAAATTCCTGCAGCGATTCCTTTGTTTGAAGGTGATTTCTAATTCCCCGCAAACGGGAACTCACAATACTACGAAATTTTTTCTCATCTTCCGGCGAAGTAAAATGTAACTCCGCATTCTTAATTACCGAGCTAATTTCTTCTTCCAACCTCAATGGTTCACCAAACGATCGAGTTGGCTGAACCGGTGCTACAGCTTCTTCTACCTCAGGTTCAATGGTTAGCGGTTTACTCGCCACCGACGATTGGGACGTAGAATTTGTAAGCCCTTGACCAACTGGCTGCTCGTAATCCAAAACTTGGTCACCTCGCAAAATCTTCAAGTTTCCCTGCTCATCCTTAAAAATAATTTCATCATCAGGCACCGCTGCCTTAGCCTTCTGCTCTTGTTCAATCAGGCTGAAAAAATCATCTGTTTTTTGAGTCAAATTCTGGACCATTATCGAAAGATAATTTAATTATAATCCCGCCTGTTTTCGTAATGTGGCGGCCATATCAGTTTTTTCCCAAGTAAAATCAGGGTCAATTCTACCAAAATGACCATAGGCGGCAGTCTTTTTGTAGATTGGTCGTAGCAGGTTTAACGTCTTAATAATGCCCGCGGGCGTCAAATCGAAGTTTTTGCGTACTAAATTAGTTATCTTTTCATTACTAATTTTACCCGTACCAAAGGTGTCAACTAAAATGCTGATTGGCTCGGCAACGCCAATGACATAAGCAACCTGAAGTTCGCATCGGTCTGCTAAGCCGGCGGCGACGATATTTTTTGCGACATATCGAGCCATGTATGAAGCGGAGCGATCAACTTTTGATGGGTCTTTGCCGGAAAAAGCGCCGCCACCGTGTGAACCATGGCCACCATAGGTGTCCACAATAATTTTACGTCCGGTCAAACCGGCATCAGCCGGCGGACCACACTTAATAAAGCGACCCGTAGCATTAACAAAAAATCTCGTCTTACTGTCAATATATTTTTTAGCAACCGGTTTAATAACTTTATTAAGGATATCGCGTTCAACTTTTGCCTCATTAACATCTTCATTATGACTGGCCGCCACCACAATTGTGTCAATTCTTTTTGGTTTACCATCAACATATTCAACCGCCACTTCAGCCTTACCGTCAGGACGTAGATACGGCAACACTTTTGTTTTTCTTAATTTTGCCAGTTGATGAGTAATTCGATGAGCCATAATAATTGGTAATGGCATTAATTCCGGAGTGTCTTTACAGGCATATCCGAACATCAAGCCCTGGTCTCCAGCACCTTGCTTTTTGTATTTACCTCTACCAGCGTCAACCCCTTGGGCAATGTCAGGACTTTGCTCATCAATTGCAACCATAACGCCGCAGTCTTCCCAATGAAAACCAATCGCATGATCATCATACCCAATGCCCTTGATTGTTTGTCGAACAACGCTGGCAATATCAACATATCCCTTGGTTCTAATTTCTCCAGCTACCACCACCAAACCGGTAGTTGCTAAAGTTTCCACTCCGGCCCGAGAATTTTTATCCTGCCGAAGCAATTCGTCTAAAATTGCATCCGAAATCTGGTCACATACTTTGTCCGGATGACCTTCGGTCACTGACTCAGAACTAAATATGTAACGATTCTGTTTTTTGGTCTCTTTCATGGTTTTTCCTTTTAACCCCCAACTTAGTATTTAAATTTTATTCAAACCAATTAAAGGTTTTTGAATTAACATCAAAATATGCCATTTTATTATAACTTTTTTTACCCAAACTGACAAAAATATTCCCGATTTTCTGGCCAACCCTCGCCGCTTCGTTCGCCGGCATGTTCAAGCGCTGCTCTAAAATATAGCGCAAAAAGGTCCGGATAAACTTGGGCTGAGCCGGAGTAGTCTTGAATTCCAAAGCAAAATCGGCGCCATACTGTTTTTCCCAAGTCACCAACAAAAATTTATTTAATTTCTCATCTTCAACAACAAACTTTTCCAAATCATCGGCCTGCGCCAAAATTCGTAACAAGGCAACCGTTCTAATGATATTTTTATTTTGCACGGCAACCATAAATTCTGATCTTAGCTGTTGATTGTTATCACCAATCTTTTTAGAAATCTTTTCCATTTCCTTATCAATAGCAGAAGCCATTTTGACGTCACCACGATACGCCGCAACAATTTCTTCTTGGACTTGAGTAGTCTGAACAGTTGAATTTTCTACGACGACCGGATTAACATCAGTGGGGTTCGTATCAATTGCCGGACCAGCACTTTCTGACGGTAGAATAAAATCATTTTCTGAAATTGTTTTGATTTTTTCCGGCAATGGGCTCTTGCGACCAGTATTAGTATTAGTCAAATTAATAATAGTTCCGTTTTCAATAGCCTTAATTTGTCCGTCGGCATCAATAAATACCAAATCATTCTCAACTCCTTCCGGTGTCATCGAAGAGGTTGTTAGGCGAAATAACAGCTTAAGCAAATTCTTTACTTTTAACCTATCTGCTTCAGACATTTTCAAATAATTTTTATTCTTCATGGTGTATTCAGCAAAATCAAGGTCGGTTGCCCTCACCCCTTTATTTTTGAAATAATCTGTAATTATATTGGCAACGGTCGCGGATTTTTCTTCGCCGTCAACAACAATTTTTTGGTTGCTAATCAATTCTGTGTTATCACGCAGATGGTTTAAAAGTCTTTGTTTGAATTTATCCCGATCGGTAATTGGCAACTGAATCAAAAAAGCATTTAATCGGTCAAATAATCCAATATCGTCATCGGCTAAAACTTTAGCAATATCTTTTTCAAATAATGAGGTAACCACATTGTCCGACCAGCGCGGCAAAGATGTGAACTTTAACCTCACATTAGCCAGATTCAGCCGGTCAATATTGCGGGGAGAAATTTTTTCATAGTTTTTGGCCTGGAGCTCATCAATAATCTTACTTAATTTGTAGGACTGTAAAATTTCCAAATCAAAAACTAACTGCTGAGACAAGCCTTCAATTTGGTCAACCAGCTGATTCGGATTTTCACCGCTGGCAACCGACTGTGCAATTGTTTTTAATTCTGTTTCGTACATTTGCTTTTAATTTCCAAAAAGATTAAAGCTCTCTTGGCCCCGAGGGCGGATTTTTTTTGCCTTGACTGCGATACAACGCCCTAATTCCGTTATTAATTGAGGTTAATAAACCAGAAGTGCTGGTCGGGTCAAGCGTACCGCCTTGTCTGGCACGACCGAGTTCGCCGAGCGCCTGGGCAATCTGAGTTTTTGCGTTTTGGTTAACCTGATTCTGCGGTAACTTAGCAAGCGATGACTGCATTGAAGTTAAAACATTTTCAATGTCAGACAACGCCTGAACAACCTCTGTTGAGTCAAAACTTCCTTTCAAAGCCTCCTGAACTTCTTCCGTCCTTTGAGCAACTTCTTCTTGGGCGGCTTTCACATATTCTTGAGGATTAACTCGCGAAGCCGCAGCTTCTTGAGCCGCCGGAGACGTTTCCCGAGCCGCCTGACGAACGGCCGAACGAGCTGCCGCGCTTGGAACGCCGCGAATTGAATCAACCATTTCTTTTGCCCGCAAGGTATCAGAGGCGGCCTTGGCGTATTCATCAGCCGCTTTCTTTAATCGTTCACGAGCGCTGCTAATTTCTGTATCAATATAGTCGTTGCGCTGCAATTCCTGATTACCTTCATTAGTCAAACGTTTTGCTTCGCCCACATTACCGGCCGCTTCCGCCTGTTTTGCCCGATCGAATAGGGCTTTGGCCGAGGCTTCACGTTGCCGTTTTTCTGATTCCCGTTCCCGAATATATGATTCTTCGCTGGTTTTAACCGTATCATACTGGGATCGTGCACCACGCAAAGTTGAACGTGACGAACGATAAGTCTGCAAAGCGTCAAGCTCTTCCTGTTTCATTGCGCCCTCTAAAACTTCGTCCACTTTACCGGCAACCTGACCGGCCCGAGTCTTGATTGCTGAAGCAACGGTTCCCACCCCGGCGCCAACCTTGTCAAAACCTTTACCAACCTTGCTACCAAAAGCTCTTGCGGCGGAAGCGGCTTCACTCATCTTTTCAACACTCGCCTCACCACGAGACTTAATACCCATACCCTCTAATACTGCTCGAGTCTTGTTATTCATTGCATACACACCCTTGCCAACACCAGCCATTTCAGCCACTGCTTCACGCTTCAAATCTTGATTACTAATACCATAGCCATACCGCTTGCGCAAATCAGCTTGAATATCGCGCCGCTGGCTGGCATTTAATGAATTCCAATATTCATCAAGCTGTTGATCCGACATACCCATTGTCGAAGCATGAGCTTCTTCGTGGCGCTTAATATCTTCGTGCTGGTCAGTACTGCTGGTGTTAAATACTCTAAGGGTTTTGGCACGGCCGAGGCCTTCACGAACCCGATTAACAGCGTTATCAATTCCTTCGTCAGTCATATTGAGCCTACCTTCTTCTCTTCTGCTTAAGAGCTGTTTACGATAAACTTCGGCAATTTTACTAATTGTTAAAAATTTACTAGCTTCATCATAATAAGCACCACTCATACCCTCTTCAACTCCCAAGGCTGCACGAACTTCTTCATTATCAAAATTAAGTCCTACGCCTGCTTGTAACGCACCTTCCTCAACTTCCGCCGGCAAAACAATTTTATCTCTATCTCGCTTATTTAAGACATAATCGCGCCACCGGAAATCTTTTTCAGCTTCAAATTGTTCCGGATTAAAGTCAGCACTTTCAAAAAAGTTAAGTCCGGCATCCTGGTAACGGTCAACCATTTCACGCGTCCGGTCATGCTTAGTGCGGTCAAAGTCCTGCGCCATACGAGGTGCTGACGGTACAGCACCAACAGCCGGAGTCGGAGTCGGCTCCGGAGCAATTCCCGGAATATAGGTATTAGTTCTAATGTCGTTAATAATATTGTCGTACGCCACCTGGCCAATCTGGGCGGATTTCTTTTGTGCAATTTCAGCAGCCAGATTATTGGCAAATGTTTCAATACCACCATTCTTTTTGATATACTCTACTTCATTTGGTCTATCAACACCATTTCGGCCGCCATATTTAAAGCCAATTGTGGCATATGCCAAACCTCTGATGTTATTAGCCAGCATAGTATTACCTGACTGTTCAGCCACCCGAGCTGTTTCTAACATCACGTCCACGTTTTCATATAACCGATCTTTGATTTCGTTAGACGCCATGTGAAATTCCGCCACCATAGCTTTCGGGTTACGCTCCAGGTTAATCATGGCAAATTCCGACATACCAGCACCCATCGTATGAGTTTTATTTGGATCCTTAATATCATGCGGCCGCACCTCTTCCAAAAATCCTTGCCAAGTAGCAGTTTGGATGAATCTACGTCCCTCTTTCTTAGCCGCATATTTCTCTGCAATATCCTGCTGCTCCAGATAGCGGCCTTTGTCTTTAGTCATTAATTCAAATTTGCCGTTTTGAATATTCTTATTGCCCATTTTATACAAAAAGCCATCTTTGTTTGCAAAACCAACTTCACCCAAGTCAAACGCCACCTCTGCTTGAAATTCTTCGCCATAATCTTTAAACATATGGCGAACCGCTTCCTGAACATTATGTGTTGTATATTTAATGTTGCCATTAGAATCTCGATCCAGTTTTCGGGCTTGTTTTTCGGCATCGGTCAGTCCGGCTAATCGGACGTCGTCATTTGTATAATTATCGCCAAAAACATCCTGAGCCTGTAAAACAATTTCGTTAGCATTGTGGTCAGCCGTTAACTGCCGCAATTTAGCAATGGCATACACTTCACGGCCGGCCTTAACTTTGCCGGTTTTATCCAAGTCTTCATTCCGTAATTTATTCAAAACTTCTTCGGCGTCAGTTGTGGTGTCGGCTAATAGCCGCTGTTCGGCTGCAACCTCTCCGGCCCGTGCCCGTCGCGTGGCATTAGTCGGATTTTGATTAAACGGAATTGTACGGTTAAATACGTCCGTTAACGCCTGAGTACCAAGCCGCATGCGTTCACCTTCAACTCGCTGCCCTCGGGCCTGCCATGCTGCCGGAATCGAGCGTAAACGTAATCCGCCTTCCCGACCCAACTGGTCAAACCCTCTTTTCCGGCCCCAGGAAGTCTCACCAATTCTTCTAAACAACGGCGCATTAACTTTAGCAAATAAATCATCGGCTCGTTTACCTGTCCAACGAAGCGCTGTAGCCTGGCCGGGGATAAATTTGCCTCGTCTGATATTTGAAAAAGCCGCTCCCGCAAAACTGCCGCCAGCCGTACCCATTTGTTGGGCAATTACCAACCCCGCCATCAGCATACCAATACCGATAATTAAAGATAATAATTTATTAACGTCGCCAATGCCGCTAAAAATCGCCGTACTGCCGGTGCCGCTGTTTGATTGAGTAAACTCATTAACTAAATCGGCTCCAGTCCCCGTTAATCCGGACTCTGCGCCGGCCGTCACTGAAGTGCCATCCAAAGGTATATCAACAGAGACTTGTCCTTGTTCCACCACGGCAAAAGATAACCACAAGAAAAACGCCAATACCGGACCAACCAAAACGTATTTAGTAAATTC includes these proteins:
- a CDS encoding methionine adenosyltransferase, translating into MKETKKQNRYIFSSESVTEGHPDKVCDQISDAILDELLRQDKNSRAGVETLATTGLVVVAGEIRTKGYVDIASVVRQTIKGIGYDDHAIGFHWEDCGVMVAIDEQSPDIAQGVDAGRGKYKKQGAGDQGLMFGYACKDTPELMPLPIIMAHRITHQLAKLRKTKVLPYLRPDGKAEVAVEYVDGKPKRIDTIVVAASHNEDVNEAKVERDILNKVIKPVAKKYIDSKTRFFVNATGRFIKCGPPADAGLTGRKIIVDTYGGHGSHGGGAFSGKDPSKVDRSASYMARYVAKNIVAAGLADRCELQVAYVIGVAEPISILVDTFGTGKISNEKITNLVRKNFDLTPAGIIKTLNLLRPIYKKTAAYGHFGRIDPDFTWEKTDMAATLRKQAGL